The genomic interval CCAGCTTCTGATCCTTCAGATGCCCGACGCCCGACAACTTCTCCTCCGCCCCCGAGGTGCCCGCAAGAAGACATACCCCCAAAACGGCCCATACGGCAAGGGCAACAGCTCGTCTTAAACCGTCACTCCACTTTCCCATAGCGCTCATCCTCTCATTCTTTAGATATAAATCCAAGAACAACAAAAATTCACATAGAATTTCCTCGACCCCAATTCCACGACCAACCTCCCCGCAGGACAACCACTCTACAGGTCCGTATTATAGCACTTTTACGCCAAAAACGATATTGAAGATTATTTTTTTTTGTCTAGGAAACAAAAGTATCTAAAACGGAATCGCACGGGCAGGACCTTGTCCATGGCCTCTTCTCAACTCGATTGAGCTTGACATAAACTTGACGGAAAAAACTTTTGCTATAAACTTAAAAAGTATTGTAAAGCTAACTGCTAATATTACTTTTGGAAGGGGGATTTTGAGCCGGGTGCGAATCTTTTTATTTTAGTGGTCAGTAGCGGCTTTTTATTTCCAAATCTTAACGTGTAAGGAGGAGTGATTGGTTTATGTTTAATCGCAGAATATTTGTATCGACAGCTATTTTCGTGATGTTTTTCTCCCTGTTGTGCGTGGTATCGGCCGAGGCGCATACGTTCACCATCGTTCCCGACCTGAAGATCCATCAGGTTCCTGTAGGCAGCGAGTACACAGCCAAACTGACCAACACAGAGGCATTTTTATACCCGGATTATTACAGGGTGAGTGCTGATGTACTTTTTGTCCGTTTCCTCTATAAAGATGAAACGGAAACGGTGTTCCCGGATTTCAAGCCCCATTCCATCGATGTGAAGGTCAAGTCAGGAGACAAGGAGATCATCAGGAAAAAGCAGGATTACACCGAGTCAAAGGCCATATTGGAAAAAGAGGGAACGGTTGTCCTTGATGCAAGGATAGTCTTTCCCTATTACAAGTGGTCCATGCGGGGGTATGCCAAGCAGATACTCAATGCCAAAAAGGATGGGCGTTCCACGAAGCGCGTCGGGG from uncultured Fretibacterium sp. carries:
- a CDS encoding DUF4198 domain-containing protein, encoding MFNRRIFVSTAIFVMFFSLLCVVSAEAHTFTIVPDLKIHQVPVGSEYTAKLTNTEAFLYPDYYRVSADVLFVRFLYKDETETVFPDFKPHSIDVKVKSGDKEIIRKKQDYTESKAILEKEGTVVLDARIVFPYYKWSMRGYAKQILNAKKDGRSTKRVGGDSVLEIVPLSEVSDFVPGKTVAFQLFFKGKPKPGARIEWADEKSPVVRPRRPDGKLGSPENTKEIALTDENGIFDFTLRNAGYNCFGSMAGAKESGQISYYPSTLIVDVPASAAGSSFVTPVKPELPLAVS